One stretch of Camelus bactrianus isolate YW-2024 breed Bactrian camel chromosome 21, ASM4877302v1, whole genome shotgun sequence DNA includes these proteins:
- the S100A4 gene encoding protein S100-A4 — MAYPLEKALDVMVSTFHKYSGKEGDKFKLNKSELKELLTRELPSFLGKRTDEAAFQKLMSNLDSNKDNEVDFQEYCVFLSCIAMMCNEFFEGFPDKQPRKK, encoded by the exons ATGGCGTACCCCCTGGAGAAGGCCCTCGATGTGATGGTGTCCACCTTCCACAAGTACTCGGGCAAGGAGGGTGATAAGTTCAAGCTCAACAAGTCAGAGCTAAAGGAGCTTTTGACCCGGGAGCTGCCCAGCTTCTTGGGG AAAAGGACAGATGAAGCCGCGTTCCAGAAGCTGATGAGCAACCTGGACAGCAACAAGGACAACGAGGTGGACTTCCAGGAGTACTGCGTCTTCCTGTCCTGCATCGCCATGATGTGCAACGAGTTCTTCGAAGGCTTCCCGGATAAGCAGCCCCGGAAGAAATGA
- the S100A3 gene encoding protein S100-A3 — MTSPLEQALATIISSFQRHAERFGDNYTLCQAELKELVQTELPTWTPTGLRECDYNKLMSVLDTNKDQQVDFAEYMNKLACLCIYCHEYFKNCPPEAPCSQ, encoded by the exons ATGACCAGTCCTCTGGAGCAGGCGTTGGCTACAATTATATCCAGCTTCCAGAGACATGCTGAGCGCTTCGGGGACAATTATACACTCTGCCAGGCGGAGCTCAAGGAGCTGGTACAGACGGAGCTGCCCACCTGGACCCCG ACGGGCCTTCGGGAGTGTGACTACAATAAATTGATGAGTGTCCTGGACACCAACAAAGATCAGCAGGTGGACTTCGCGGAGTACATGAACAAGCTTGCCTGCCTCTGCATCTACTGCCACGAATACTTCAAGAACTGCCCCCCAGAAGCCCCCTGCTCTCAGTAA
- the S100A5 gene encoding protein S100-A5: METPLEKALTMMVSTFHKYSGREGSKLTLSRKELKELIKKELCLGEMKESSIDDLMKSLDKNSDQEIDFKEYSVFLTTLCMAYNDFFLEDNQ, translated from the exons ATGGAGACTCCTCTCGAGAAGGCCCTGACCATGATGGTCAGCACTTTCCATAAATATTCAGGGAGAGAGGGCAGCAAACTGACTCTGAGCAGGAAGGAGCTGAAGGAGCTGATCAAGAAGGAGCTGTGTCTTGGCGAG ATGAAGGAGAGTAGCATCGATGACCTGATGAAGAGCTTGGACAAAAACAGCGATCAGGAGATTGACTTCAAGGAGTACTCGGTGTTCCTGACCACGCTGTGCATGGCCTACAATGACTTCTTCCTGGAGGACAACCAGTGA
- the S100A6 gene encoding protein S100-A6: MSCPLDQAIGLLVAIFHKYSGREGDKNTLSKSELKELIQKELTIGAKLQDAEIAKLMDDLDRNKDQVVNFQEYVTFLGALAMIYNEVLRG; this comes from the exons ATGTCGTGCCCCCTGGATCAGGCTATTGGCCTCCTGGTGGCCATCTTCCACAAGTACTCCGGCCGGGAGGGTGACAAGAACACCCTGAGCAAGAGTGAGCTGAAGGAGCTGATCCAGAAGGAGCTCACCATCGGGGCG AAGCTGCAGGATGCTGAAATTGCAAAGCTGATGGACGACCTGGACCGGAACAAGGACCAGGTGGTGAATTTTCAAGAATATGTCACCTTCCTGGGGGCCTTGGCCATGATCTATAATGAAGTCCTCCGGGGCTGA